From Antennarius striatus isolate MH-2024 chromosome 14, ASM4005453v1, whole genome shotgun sequence, the proteins below share one genomic window:
- the LOC137607535 gene encoding brevican core protein-like, translating into MPQRITRHVQILPLLSAVCHLSLAFPTQRPSTFDNAQQLHVNIPQSGPIAAPLGGSVSIPCLVSLSSTPTYSSSSPVAPRVKWSVVSNGVETQILVARGERVKVNEAYKDRVAWLNDTSSPDDLSLWLGDLRSSDSGHYRCEVQKGLEDASDLVQLKVKGVVFHYRDASGRYAFSFHQAQRACEAIGAQVATPDQLLAAYYDGYEQCDAGWLADQSVRYPIQVPRHGCYGDMDGQPGLRNYGTMDPHDQYDVYCYVEQMNGEVFHDSVPQQLSFAEAQSYCRAAGAELATTAQLYLAWSEGVDYCSPGWLSDGSVRYPITNPRDRCGGPLPGVKTMYRFVNQTGFPDPSSLHDVYCFKDDTNIHADSIMNHAATENKEIGQDVVILTETDEELQLNEHEEHVELKAQRVVESFPLFLGLYTEESLVETHPTATSGTTESSLTITPQADLPQPLDELSPHTEMTFDSQQPTELMDIISTTETHEHLAFLPSGNNKTDSHYNNVTISHSEPESTTGLLESLHEPNNQTVTDINTHPSERPENSQEIRETNWNSITPPANYSETDSNHTHDKSFWDMVPITRDSLNHESQEETVVEDHVQMFLSTQASNVEEPVTKPAQTTTWTKLTPVDNLGDISAESDRDAVSFIPTSEVSISNFTTHPSPSASAFSIPAETHTALPNLVSSFGSSQSDKEDLNIFSTVSQLWEPSVWRQEGSTSLEMEESEENQQHQIKSEDSLVPGVTLGTPESPEELNTSQFPTDATTAQYETADYRVYLGIATVDYEEASGHESGATVISVEDMTVITTTEADTTFNQITEEAIKVNLTLEEAGGAEVSFSLEDGDNVVPTLALDEEAYAVSTLGVEANITQSITEETKTVAGDKTVNVSPSHEERTTISPDITFKDDAKGATTNIVQTVAQMKTSIAPNIEKEAGITPALEKEAGVTLVLEEKAGSVSATEEDFHIFPVSSQTSNWTLMTTTAEPLESVNYLEYSRRISPITSTSAPKSSSSTKPSPAATETTTSPSTTAKPWSERTWSPITSISTVSHKTTEPQRVTAFIPPVDQGLVDVEFSVTQPPTLLNLPNERAAVGGTGKASDACVEDPCLNGGTCTDQEGLIKCLCLPTYGGEYCQTDMEECEPGWDKFQGFCYRHFSQRLSWEVAEQHCRMLGAHLVSIMTPEEQGYLNSNYKEYQWTGLNDKTIEDDFRWSDGNPLLYENWYRGQPDSYFLSGEDCVVMVWHDDGRWSDVPCNYNLPYTCKKSTSSCGPPPKVRHASIFGKVRQRYETNAVVRYHCILGFRQRRYPLIKCLPGGRWETPQILCISEAGAQPQLSEVASQTGSEFDATEDDLEATKETLQYWDIRF; encoded by the exons ATAATGCCCAACAGCTTCACGTGAACATCCCCCAGTCAGGTCCAATCGCCGCCCCCCTGGGCGGCTCCGTCTCCATTCCCTGCCTggtttctctctcttccactcctacctactcttcctcctcccctgtTGCGCCCCGCGTCAAGTGGTCTGTGGTGTCCAATGGGGTGGAGACACAGATCTTGGTGGCACGTGGTGAAAGGGTGAAGGTGAATGAAGCGTACAAGGATCGCGTTGCCTGGCTCAACGATACATCATCCCCTGATGATCTGTCACTGTGGTTGGGAGACTTGCGCTCCAGTGACTCGGGTCACTATCGCTGTGAGGTGCAGAAGGGCCTTGAAGATGCCAGTGACCTTGTGCAGCTCAAGGTTAAAG gGGTTGTATTCCATTATAGAGATGCTTCGGGCCGCTATGCGTTCTCCTTCCATCAGGCCCAGAGGGCTTGTGAAGCCATTGGGGCGCAAGTTGCCACTCCTGACCAACTCCTGGCGGCTTATTATGACGGCTATGAGCAGTGTGATGCTGGCTGGCTGGCAGACCAGTCTGTTAG GTATCCAATCCAAGTGCCCCGTCATGGATGTTATGGAGACATGGATGGCCAACCGGGACTGAGAAACTATGGCACAATGGATCCACATGATCAATACGATGTTTATTGTTATGTGGAACAAATGAATG GGGAGGTGTTTCATGACTCTGTTCCACAGCAGTTGTCGTTTGCTGAAGCTCAGTCGTACTgcagagcagcaggagcagagcTGGCTACAACTGCACAGCTATACTtggcatggagtgaaggtgtgGACTATTGCAGCCCTGGCTGGCTGTCTGATGGAAGTGTTCGCTACCCCATCACAAACCCCAGAGACCGTTGTGGAGGTCCTCTGCCAGGCGTCAAAACCATGTACCGCTTTGTTAACCAAACTGGCTTCCCGGATCCATCCAGCCTTCATGATGTTTACTGCTTCAAAG ACGATACAAATATTCATGCCGACTCTATCATGAACCATGCGGCCACAGAAAACAAGGAAATTGGGCAGGATGTTGTTATTCTAacagaaacagatgaagaaCTGCAACTGAACGAACATGAAGAACATGTAGAGCTCAAAGCTCAAAGAGTGGTTGAATCATTTCCTCTGTTTCTCGGCCTTTATACAGAGGAAAGCCTGGTTGAAACACACCCAACAGCTACATCAGGCACAACAGAGTCTTCCCTCACCATTACACCTCAAGCAGACCTCCCTCAGCCACTGGATGAACTTTCACCTCATACAGAAATGACTTTTGACTCACAGCAACCCACAGAGCTGATGGACATCATCAGCACCACAGAAACCCACGAACACTTGGCGTTTCTGCCAAGTGGCAACAATAAGACAGATTCCCACTACAATAACGTGACAATTAGCCATTCTGAGCCTGAAAGCACCACAGGGTTACTCGAGTCATTACATGAACCAAATAACCAGACAGTtacagacataaacacacacccatCTGAGAGGCCAGAGAATTCCCAAGAAATACGAGAAACAAACTGGAATTCTATCACACCTCCAGCCAATTACAGCGAAACAGACAGCAATCATACTCATGACAAAAGTTTCTGGGATATGGTCCCAATAACTCGTGACTCCTTGAATCATGAGAGCCAGGAGGAGACAGTAGTGGAAGATCATGTGCAGATGTTTCTGTCAACTCAGGCTTCAAATGTAGAAGAACCTGTTACAAAACCAGCACAAACTACAACATGGACGAAGTTGACTCCTGTGGATAATTTGGGAGATATTTCTGCAG AGAGTGACCGTGATGCAGTCAGCTTCATCCCCACGTCAGAGGTCTCAATTTCTAACTTCACTACTCATCCCTCACCTTCTGCTTCAGCATTTAGCATTCCTGCTGAGACTCATACTGCACTACCAAATCTGGTGTCCTCGTTTGGGTCAAGCCAGTCTGACAAAGAGGACCTGAATATCTTTTCCACGGTGTCACAGTTGTGGGAGCCCTCTGTCTGGAGACAAGAAGGAAGCACAAGCTTAGAAATGgaagaaagtgaagaaaatCAGCAGCACCAGATAAAGTCTGAAGACAGCCTTGTCCCTGGAGTAACTTTAGGCACCCCTGAATCTCCAGAGGAATTGAACACATCTCAGTTTCCCACTGATGCAACCACAGCCCAGTATGAAACGGCAGACTACAGAGTATACTTGGGCATTGCAACAGTTGATTATGAAGAGGCAAGTGGACATGAATCAGGTGCAACTGTGATCTCTGTAGAAGACATGACTGTTATTACAACTACTGAAGCAGACACTACATTCAACCAAATCACTGAAGAGGCAATTAAAGTTAACCTAACCCTTGAAGAAGCAGGGGGAGCTGAAGTTTCATTTTCCTTGGAAGATGGCGATAATGTTGTCCCAACCCTTGCCCTTGATGAAGAAGCTTATGCTGTCTCAACACTTGGGGTAGAAGCTAATATTACCCAAAGTATTACAGAAGAAACTAAAACTGTTGCTGGTGATAAAACCGTAAACGTTTCCCCAAGTCATGAGGAAAGAACAACCATTTCCCCTGATATTACTTTTAAAGATGATGCTAAAGGTGCAACAACTAATATTGTCCAAACAGTTGCCCAAATGAAAACAAGTATTGCCCCAAATATTGAAAAGGAAGCTGGCATTACACCGGCCCTTGAAAAAGAAGCCGGTGTTACCTTGGTCCTTGAAGAAAAAGCTGGATCTGTCTCAGCTACTGAGGAGGACTTTCACATCTTTCCTGTCAGTTCGCAAACATCGAACTGGACTTTGATGACAACCACAGCTGAACCCCTAGAGTCTGTAAATTATCTTGAGTACAGCAGAAGAATTTCCCCCATCACTTCCACATCAGCTCCCAAATCCTCCTCAAGCACAAAACCCTCTCCTGCTGCCACGGAGACAACAACTTCTCCCAGTACAACTGCAAAGCCCTGGTCTGAACGCACCTGGAGCCCGATCACCTCAATATCTACGGTTTCTCACAAGACGACCGAGCCACAGAGGGTGACAGCCTTCATACCACCAGTGGATCAAGGTCTGGTAGATGTTGAGTTTAGTGTCACCCAGCCGCCCACCCTGCTTAACCTGCCTAATGAGAGGGCAGCTGTAGGCGGTACAGGGAAAGCTTCAG ACGCCTGTGTTGAGGACCCCTGCCTCAATGGTGGCACTTGCACCGACCAAGAGGGATTGATTAAATGTCTATGTTTGCCAACATATGGAGGAGAGTATTGTCAGACTG acaTGGAGGAATGTGAACCAGGTTGGGATAAGTTCCAGGGGTTCTGTTACCGACACTTCAGCCAGCGTCTGAGCTGGGAAGTCGCAGAGCAGCACTGTCGTATGCTGGGAGCTCATCTGGTATCCATCATGACCCCTGAGGAGCAGGGTTACCTGAACA GCAACTACAAGGAATACCAGTGGACCGGTTTGAATGATAAGACCATCGAGGATGATTTCCGCTGGTCTGATGGCAACCCACTG CTGTATGAGAACTGGTACAGGGGGCAACCAGACAGCTATTTTCTATCTGGTGAAGATTGTGTGGTGATGGTGTGGCATGATGACGGGCGCTGGAGTGACGTACCGTGCAACTACAATCTTCCATATACCTGCAAGAAAAGCACCT CCTCATGTGGTCCGCCACCCAAAGTTCGACATGCCTCCATATTTGGAAAAGTTCGACAAAGATATGAAACCAATGCAGTTGTGCGTTATCACTGCATTCTGGGCTTCCGTCAGAGAAGATATCCTCTCATTAAGTGTCTGCCTGGAGGCAGGTGGGAGACGCCTCAGATCCTCTGCATCTCCG AAGCTGGAGCTCAACCTCAACTCTCTGAAGTGGCATCACAGACCGGCTCTGAGTTTGATGCCACTGAAGATGATCTTGAAGCCACTAAGGAGACACTGCAGTACTGGGATATCAGGTTTTAG